A single genomic interval of Hoplias malabaricus isolate fHopMal1 chromosome 7, fHopMal1.hap1, whole genome shotgun sequence harbors:
- the flvcr1 gene encoding feline leukemia virus subgroup C receptor-related protein 1 isoform X2: protein MVAGELLQEHVRACEDEEASAEKINDTNPEDLSVHVTVSAAIPESKLKPEDRELRPGEEEETMLPGETLRTRLYLRRFAVLAVFSLYSLVNAFQWIQYSIIANIFMHYYSVSNVMIDWLSVIYMLVYVPLIFPAAWLLDRRGLRVTALLGAGLNAAGAWLKCASVGPQLFWITAAAQLICSVAQVFILGLPSRIASVWFGPREVSTACAAAVLGNQLGVAIGFLLPPVLVPNTSEDKDLMGRNISIMFYGTAAVSTLLFILTVFVIQDRPPLPPSPAQAILPTSPAEDYSYKKSIISLFKNKPFILLLLSYGIMTGSFYSVSTLLNQIIITYYPGEEINAGRIGLTLVVAGMIGSILCGLWLDHTKTYKFFMTGYLPIGFEFGVEITYPESEGTSSGLLNAFAQVFGIIFTLIQGKLTTDYNPRIGNIFVCAWIFLGVILTALIKSELKRHGANMGNSKGQAVPTECPSEKVSNGVKMGSSSSFSRETSL, encoded by the exons ATGGTGGCGGGGGAGCTGCTTCAGGAACATGTTCGTGCCTGCGAGGACGAGGAGGCTTCAGCGGAGAAAATAAATGACACAAATCCCGAGGACCTGTCCGTGCATGTGACCGTGAGCGCGGCGATCCCGGAGTCGAAGCTGAAGCCAGAGGACAGGGAGCTTCGCCCgggtgaggaggaggagacgaTGCTGCCCGGCGAAACGCTGAGAACACGGCTTTACTTGCGGCGGTTCGCTGTGCTGGCTGTCTTTAGCCTTTACTCTCTGGTGAACGCCTTCCAATGGATCCAGTACAGCATTATCGCAAACATTTTCATGCACTATTATAGCGTGTCGAACGTGATGATAGACTGGCTTTCCGTGATCTACATGCTCGTGTATGTGCCGCTCATATTTCCCGCCGCCTGGCTCCTGGACAGGCGTGGGCTGAGGGTCACGGCGTTACTCGGTGCGGGGCTCAACGCTGCCGGAGCTTGGCTGAAGTGCGCCAGCGTCGGGCCGCAACTCTTCTGGATTACTGCTGCTGCGCAGCTCATCTGCTCCGTGGCTCAGGTGTTCATACTCGGCCTTCCTTCCAGGATCGCCTCCGTATGGTTCGGCCCCAGGGAGGTGTCTACCGCCTGCGCTGCCGCCGTGCTCGGGAACCAG TTGGGAGTTGCCATAGGGTTCCTTCTTCCACCTGTGCTGGTTCCAAACACATCTGAAGATAAAGACCTCATGGGCCGCAACATAAGCATCATGTTTTATGGAACAGCAGCTGTCTCGACTTTACTATTCATTTTGACAGTCTTCG TCATTCAGGACAGGCCTCCATTGCCCCCCAGTCCGGCTCAGGCCATTCTGCCAACAAGCCCAGCAGAGGACTATTCATACAAAAAGTCCATCATCAGTCTGTTCAAGAACAAGCCCTTCATCTTACTCCTACTCAGCTATG GCATCATGACTGGATCTTTCTATTCCGTGTCCACGCTCCTCAATCAGATTATTATCACCTATTATCCA GGAGAGGAGATAAATGCGGGTCGAATTGGTCTAACTCTGGTGGTGGCAGGAATGATAGGCTCCATCCTTTGTGGGCTGTGGCTGGATCATACCAAAACATATaa GTTCTTTATGACTGGATACCTGCCTATTGGctttgagtttggtgtggaaatAACATATCCTGAGTCTGAGGGTACATCATCTGGTCTTCTTAATGCATTTGCTCAG GTCTTTGGAATCATTTTTACGTTAATCCAAGGCAAGCTCACCACAGACTACAACCCACGGATTggaaatatttttgtatgtgCCTGGATATTCCTTGGTGTCATTCTAACAG CATTAATAAAGTCAGaacttaaaagacatggagctaaTATGGGCAACAGCAAAGGACAAGCG
- the flvcr1 gene encoding feline leukemia virus subgroup C receptor-related protein 1 isoform X1 has protein sequence MVAGELLQEHVRACEDEEASAEKINDTNPEDLSVHVTVSAAIPESKLKPEDRELRPGEEEETMLPGETLRTRLYLRRFAVLAVFSLYSLVNAFQWIQYSIIANIFMHYYSVSNVMIDWLSVIYMLVYVPLIFPAAWLLDRRGLRVTALLGAGLNAAGAWLKCASVGPQLFWITAAAQLICSVAQVFILGLPSRIASVWFGPREVSTACAAAVLGNQLGVAIGFLLPPVLVPNTSEDKDLMGRNISIMFYGTAAVSTLLFILTVFVIQDRPPLPPSPAQAILPTSPAEDYSYKKSIISLFKNKPFILLLLSYGIMTGSFYSVSTLLNQIIITYYPGEEINAGRIGLTLVVAGMIGSILCGLWLDHTKTYKMTTLIVYILSFIGMLVFTFTLDLKLLLVVFFTGGVLGFFMTGYLPIGFEFGVEITYPESEGTSSGLLNAFAQVFGIIFTLIQGKLTTDYNPRIGNIFVCAWIFLGVILTALIKSELKRHGANMGNSKGQAVPTECPSEKVSNGVKMGSSSSFSRETSL, from the exons ATGGTGGCGGGGGAGCTGCTTCAGGAACATGTTCGTGCCTGCGAGGACGAGGAGGCTTCAGCGGAGAAAATAAATGACACAAATCCCGAGGACCTGTCCGTGCATGTGACCGTGAGCGCGGCGATCCCGGAGTCGAAGCTGAAGCCAGAGGACAGGGAGCTTCGCCCgggtgaggaggaggagacgaTGCTGCCCGGCGAAACGCTGAGAACACGGCTTTACTTGCGGCGGTTCGCTGTGCTGGCTGTCTTTAGCCTTTACTCTCTGGTGAACGCCTTCCAATGGATCCAGTACAGCATTATCGCAAACATTTTCATGCACTATTATAGCGTGTCGAACGTGATGATAGACTGGCTTTCCGTGATCTACATGCTCGTGTATGTGCCGCTCATATTTCCCGCCGCCTGGCTCCTGGACAGGCGTGGGCTGAGGGTCACGGCGTTACTCGGTGCGGGGCTCAACGCTGCCGGAGCTTGGCTGAAGTGCGCCAGCGTCGGGCCGCAACTCTTCTGGATTACTGCTGCTGCGCAGCTCATCTGCTCCGTGGCTCAGGTGTTCATACTCGGCCTTCCTTCCAGGATCGCCTCCGTATGGTTCGGCCCCAGGGAGGTGTCTACCGCCTGCGCTGCCGCCGTGCTCGGGAACCAG TTGGGAGTTGCCATAGGGTTCCTTCTTCCACCTGTGCTGGTTCCAAACACATCTGAAGATAAAGACCTCATGGGCCGCAACATAAGCATCATGTTTTATGGAACAGCAGCTGTCTCGACTTTACTATTCATTTTGACAGTCTTCG TCATTCAGGACAGGCCTCCATTGCCCCCCAGTCCGGCTCAGGCCATTCTGCCAACAAGCCCAGCAGAGGACTATTCATACAAAAAGTCCATCATCAGTCTGTTCAAGAACAAGCCCTTCATCTTACTCCTACTCAGCTATG GCATCATGACTGGATCTTTCTATTCCGTGTCCACGCTCCTCAATCAGATTATTATCACCTATTATCCA GGAGAGGAGATAAATGCGGGTCGAATTGGTCTAACTCTGGTGGTGGCAGGAATGATAGGCTCCATCCTTTGTGGGCTGTGGCTGGATCATACCAAAACATATaa AATGACAACACTGATCGTATACATCCTGTCCTTTATTGGAATGCTGGTGTTTACGTTTACTTTGGACCTGAAACTCCTACTCGTGGTTTTCTTCACTGGTGGAGTGTTGGG GTTCTTTATGACTGGATACCTGCCTATTGGctttgagtttggtgtggaaatAACATATCCTGAGTCTGAGGGTACATCATCTGGTCTTCTTAATGCATTTGCTCAG GTCTTTGGAATCATTTTTACGTTAATCCAAGGCAAGCTCACCACAGACTACAACCCACGGATTggaaatatttttgtatgtgCCTGGATATTCCTTGGTGTCATTCTAACAG CATTAATAAAGTCAGaacttaaaagacatggagctaaTATGGGCAACAGCAAAGGACAAGCG